The segment ATAGTCGCCACCCTCTTCGAGGACGGTCTCGACAACCTGATGGGCGGCGTCGACGAAGGCCTCGGCGTCGACCCGGGGCGGGCCGATCTTGTCGTCGAGGTAGGTCCAGACCTCGGTGAACAGGGCCTCGTACTCCTCGATGTCGCCGGGCTCGACCTCCCAGCACTCACAGGCCTTGACCAGGGCCTGCTTCTCCAGCTCCTCGGGGGCCAGGTCGGCGTTCTCTTCATCGTCGTAGAGCCGCTGGAGGATGGTGTCGGCGCTGCCGACGACCCGGACGTAACCGCCCGGTGTCAGGCCGCTGGAGTGCTGATAATTCTCGAGTTCATCGAACAGGCGAATCAGGATCTCGTCGGCCATCACCGGCTGGAGCAGCGAGTACTCGGTCAGCTCGACCTCGAAGGCCTCCAGCTTCTGGGCCGAGAATTCAACGCCTTCGAGAGCCTTGGCCCGGGCGGTCTCGGCAGTGGAGTTGCCGGCCAGGATATCCTTGAGCGCGTTCAGGTGGACCTCGACGTACTGCTCCGGCGTGATCTCGCCCTCCAGGTTGCCGAGGACGGCGAAGCGGACCTCCTGGACGTAACGGGTGTCCGGGGCTAGGTAGAGGGGGGTGATCCCGGGGTTCTCGCCGTCGTACCAGAAGTAGTCGGCCGGTCCGGAACGCTGCCGGGTGAGACGCTGCAGGGCGGCGAAACTGCGCGGCTCGACGTCGAAATCATCGAGGAACTCGAAGGCCTCGGGACGGCGGATGTACTCCTCGCCGTTGGCGTTGAGCAGACCGCGGGCTTCATCGAGCAGCATATACCAGCTGGGCTCATTGAGAGCGCCCAGGTAGGTGTCGACCAGCATCGCCCGGTCCTGATAACCGATCTCCTTGCAGGGATAGCTGAGGGTGATCAGCTCGTCCACCAGCTCGGCCAGATCGTCGGCATCCGGCGCCAGATCGATGAAGGCCTCGGTGACCTCGTCCTCGAGTTCGGGATCGATCTGCAGTTGGAGCTCGAAGTCATAGAGGTCGACCAGCTCGTAGCCGTAGAGCTGACAGGCCAGCTTCTCCGCCGGATCGGCCTCCGAATAACCGTAGTCGTTGAGTTCGAGGTCCAACTGGATCTCGGCGTAATCATCGGCGTCCATTCCGGCGCCGCACGACGTCAGCATCAGCGCGGCCCCAACAGCCAGGACCGTCAACAGGATCACCTTGAACGTGCGCATCGCTACTCCTCCGTCAGCGGTTAAGATCGTTCTTCGGTTGCGTTCTCGATCCATTCCAGATAGTCCGCGTGTCCGCCGACCAGCGGCAGGGCGACCACGCAGGGAACTTCGTAGGAATGCAATTCCACGGCTCGGGCCACCAGACGCTCCAGGCGGACCGCCGTGGTCTTCAACAGCAGCACGGTCTCCTCGTCGCGTTCGACGGCGCCGCGCCAGCGATAGACCGCCCGCATCCCGGGCAGGATGTTGGCGCAGGCCGCCAGACGTTCACCAACCAGGTTGTCCGCCAGGCGCTGGGCCTGCTCCGGGGAGGCGCAGGTGACGTAAACCATCAAGTAGTCGGCGTGCCTCATCGGGCTGGACCCCCAATCCGCTGCAGGCGACCCGCGATAGAAACTCCCGGCCCGGCGGCCTGCTGCCGCCGGAACTGGCACGGTTTTTGCAAGTCTTAAACCGCAGAACGGACGACGGTTGTCGATTCCGCAAAAACCGTGCCAGTTCCGGCGGTGTCGAAGTCCGAGAGGTAACGTTGATCGTCGGCGGGTCGATCGCGGGTCGCCGGCGTTGCTACCTTTTCTCCCCGGTCGACAGGGGTGTGCGCGGGATTATGCCTCCCGTCGCCGGGTCCGGCGGTCGGCGCCAAGCTACAGTTCGTCGAGCTCCATCATCAGGGCCACGCGGCGCTGGTGCCGGCCGCCTTCGAACGCGGTATCGAACCAAGTCTCCAGGAGTTCCTCGAGTTCCGGGGCGGTGTCGACGCCGCCGGCCAGACAGAGGACGTTGGCGTCGTTGTGGGCCCGGGAGCGGGCGGCGTTCTCCGGGATGCGCACCAGGGCGGCGCGGATGCCGGGGATCTTGTTGGCGGCCATGCACATCCCGACGCCGTTGGTGCAGACCAGCACGCCGCGGTCGGCCTCGTCGCGGGCCACGGCCTGGGCGACCAGCTTGGCGTAGACGGGGTAATCGACGGAATCCGGCGTATCGGTACCCAGGTTGATCACCCGGTGGCCGTGTTCGATGCAGTAGGCGATGACGCGGTTCTTGACTTCCAACCCACCGTGGTCGGCGCCGACGGCGACCCTCATTGGTGCCTCCCGGGATTAGCTTGCCAATCTTGTGAAATTGCAGTCGTTACGGCGGTGGTCCTATCCATACGAGAGTTGGTGAAAAGCGATAATCGGGCTTCATCGATGAAGGTTAGCGGATGGTTCATCGTCGGTCGGCTTCCTTCAGCGGGCGCGGGTAGAAAGCACCAGCTCGGCCAGCCCGGGAAGCCGCCGCAACTCCTCGGGCGAGATACGACCCTGCCGCAACAGCCGGGGCGGTGAGCCGAC is part of the Candidatus Coatesbacteria bacterium genome and harbors:
- a CDS encoding divalent cation tolerance protein CutA; its protein translation is MRHADYLMVYVTCASPEQAQRLADNLVGERLAACANILPGMRAVYRWRGAVERDEETVLLLKTTAVRLERLVARAVELHSYEVPCVVALPLVGGHADYLEWIENATEERS
- the rpiB gene encoding ribose 5-phosphate isomerase B, with protein sequence MRVAVGADHGGLEVKNRVIAYCIEHGHRVINLGTDTPDSVDYPVYAKLVAQAVARDEADRGVLVCTNGVGMCMAANKIPGIRAALVRIPENAARSRAHNDANVLCLAGGVDTAPELEELLETWFDTAFEGGRHQRRVALMMELDEL